The Elusimicrobiota bacterium genome contains a region encoding:
- a CDS encoding MBL fold metallo-hydrolase, protein MKIKIVAEASTTMQRLFVGWGVSFLVGDDLLFDTFSSEKILASNFKKLTEDVKKLKYVVLSHEHWDHIGGLRYVLKNNPDVKVFICPNFSQNLKEKIKKYDVEVIEMKNFAEIKRGIFTTGEIMGEYNAKPMPEQSLIIRNNKISIITGCSHPGIIAIIKKVKQVFSEPVGLVLGGFHLHDKLEFEVQQIAREFRDLGVEKIAPCHCTGALAKEVFRKEYGGNFVEIKTGVIL, encoded by the coding sequence ATGAAAATAAAAATTGTTGCCGAGGCGTCTACAACTATGCAGAGGCTTTTTGTCGGCTGGGGTGTCTCGTTTTTGGTCGGCGACGATTTGCTTTTTGATACTTTTTCAAGCGAGAAAATTTTAGCAAGCAATTTTAAAAAATTAACTGAGGATGTAAAAAAGTTAAAATATGTGGTTCTCTCCCACGAACACTGGGACCACATCGGCGGATTACGGTATGTTTTAAAGAACAATCCCGATGTAAAAGTTTTTATCTGCCCCAATTTCAGTCAAAACTTAAAAGAAAAAATAAAAAAATATGATGTAGAAGTCATTGAAATGAAGAATTTTGCAGAAATCAAGCGTGGTATTTTTACAACAGGCGAAATCATGGGTGAATACAATGCTAAACCAATGCCCGAGCAATCTTTAATTATTAGAAATAATAAAATTTCAATAATTACCGGCTGTTCGCATCCGGGAATAATCGCTATTATTAAGAAAGTTAAACAAGTTTTCTCCGAACCGGTTGGTCTGGTTTTAGGCGGGTTTCACCTTCACGATAAACTAGAGTTTGAAGTGCAACAAATTGCAAGGGAATTCAGGGATTTGGGTGTGGAAAAAATAGCGCCGTGCCATTGCACCGGTGCGTTGGCAAAAGAAGTTTTCAGAAAAGAATACGGGGGAAACTTCGTGGAAATAAAAACAGGGGTAATTTTATGA
- a CDS encoding radical SAM protein: MYPKKIKHIYGPVPSRRLGFSLGLDLVPYKVCSFDCVYCQLGKTTLHTIKRKAYIDYREIVQELKDVLKQGKKIDYITISGSGEPTLNIEIGELIRSIKKITSIPVAVLTNSSLFPDPVLRNQLLPSNLVVPSLDAVSPHIFRKINRPHSSVRINEIIDGLIKFRKIYKGKIWLEVMLVKGINDGLKEIKKIKEAVLRIKPDKIHLNLPVRPPQEKNIFPPSEKKLAQIKKIFGKKAEIIYLKKTGKKQKHITITEKEIYELIKRRPITLTDICNSLGLKKNEAIKYTQMLISDESVGMKFYRGQRYFIPK; the protein is encoded by the coding sequence ATGTATCCGAAAAAAATAAAGCATATTTATGGTCCAGTCCCATCAAGACGGTTGGGTTTTTCGCTGGGGCTTGACCTCGTCCCATATAAAGTATGCAGTTTTGATTGCGTCTATTGTCAACTCGGAAAAACGACATTGCATACGATTAAAAGAAAAGCGTATATTGATTACAGGGAAATCGTCCAAGAGTTGAAAGATGTATTGAAACAGGGAAAAAAGATTGACTACATAACTATTTCCGGCTCGGGTGAGCCTACTCTGAATATTGAAATCGGGGAACTGATTCGCTCAATAAAAAAAATAACTTCCATTCCGGTAGCGGTTTTGACAAATTCAAGTTTGTTCCCTGACCCGGTTTTAAGAAATCAACTTTTGCCGAGCAATTTGGTAGTTCCATCTTTGGATGCGGTCAGTCCGCATATTTTTAGAAAAATAAACCGTCCGCATAGTTCGGTAAGAATCAATGAAATCATAGACGGTCTCATAAAATTCAGAAAAATATACAAAGGAAAAATATGGCTTGAAGTAATGCTTGTCAAGGGGATAAACGACGGACTGAAAGAGATAAAAAAAATAAAAGAAGCAGTATTAAGAATCAAGCCAGATAAAATCCATCTTAATCTACCGGTCCGCCCACCTCAGGAAAAAAACATATTTCCTCCATCGGAGAAAAAACTTGCACAAATAAAAAAGATATTCGGCAAAAAAGCAGAAATCATTTATTTGAAAAAAACGGGTAAAAAACAAAAACATATAACAATTACCGAAAAAGAAATTTACGAACTTATAAAAAGAAGACCCATAACTTTAACGGATATCTGTAATTCGCTTGGCTTAAAGAAAAACGAAGCAATAAAATATACCCAGATGCTTATAAGTGATGAATCGGTTGGTATGAAATTTTACCGCGGTCAAAGGTATTTTATCCCGAAATGA
- a CDS encoding zinc ribbon domain-containing protein: MPIYTYICKDCGQNFELLVGMNDSDKGLKCEKCGSRNIQRTIASFNTGVASSSSSAPSCPTCSSGTCNL, translated from the coding sequence ATGCCTATTTATACCTATATTTGTAAGGATTGCGGGCAGAATTTTGAGTTGCTTGTAGGAATGAATGACAGCGACAAAGGATTAAAATGCGAAAAATGTGGTAGCAGGAATATCCAGCGGACAATCGCTTCTTTCAATACAGGTGTTGCTAGCAGTTCTTCATCTGCACCATCCTGTCCTACCTGCTCGTCAGGGACTTGCAACTTATAA
- a CDS encoding DUF364 domain-containing protein, translating to MKNSNRILRSIISTLDGNYPVKEVRCGIHWTAVNSKNCGLASSMSWETCRREQSVKDIGSLTKKNADAMAEYSFPGNPTEASIGVAAINSLIEVDVSRCVELNASQYLLEKGKGENISIVGYFPFVDELKSATANLWIIEKRKEFGAEPEESAEKFLPMSDIVAISGTTLINHTLERLLSLCRKKSIKILLGGSTPLSPVFFDYGVDIIAGCKIIGGEHAYLYLYL from the coding sequence ATGAAAAATTCAAACCGAATATTGAGGTCAATCATATCCACGCTGGACGGTAATTATCCAGTAAAAGAGGTGAGATGCGGTATCCACTGGACGGCGGTCAACAGCAAAAATTGCGGGCTCGCTTCTTCTATGTCGTGGGAAACTTGCCGTCGTGAACAGTCGGTCAAGGATATAGGTTCGCTGACGAAAAAAAACGCCGATGCCATGGCGGAGTATTCATTTCCGGGAAATCCGACAGAAGCGTCAATCGGTGTGGCTGCGATAAATTCTTTGATTGAGGTTGATGTTTCGCGATGCGTTGAACTTAATGCAAGTCAGTATCTGCTTGAAAAAGGCAAAGGCGAAAATATAAGCATCGTCGGTTATTTCCCTTTTGTTGATGAGTTGAAATCGGCAACTGCAAATTTGTGGATTATTGAAAAAAGAAAAGAATTCGGTGCGGAGCCGGAGGAATCGGCGGAAAAATTTCTTCCGATGTCGGATATTGTAGCGATATCGGGTACAACGCTTATAAATCATACTCTGGAAAGGTTGCTTTCTTTGTGTCGGAAAAAAAGCATCAAAATACTCCTCGGCGGCAGCACCCCCCTTTCTCCGGTTTTTTTTGATTACGGAGTTGATATAATAGCCGGTTGTAAAATTATAGGAGGTGAACATGCCTATTTATACCTATATTTGTAA